One Drosophila ananassae strain 14024-0371.13 chromosome XR, ASM1763931v2, whole genome shotgun sequence genomic window, GCAACCGTGTCTGACTCTGTGCGTTAGTTCTGCGCCTAGGACTGCTGCGCACAACTCTAGTCTGGGCAAGGATTGCTTTGCTGTGGGTGCTACTCTGGACTTGGAACATAGCAGTCTCACCGAggtttgcttatttttatacgtTGCTCGGACGTATATTGCTGCGCCATAGGCCTTTTCTGAGGCGTCCACAAAAGTGTGTAGTTCTTGCGTGACTGGAACCTTTCCGTCATTGACTGGAACCTTTTCCGTCTTATTCTGAAGTAACAACATAAGCGCTAGAATCACAGGCATTGATGAGAGTGTTTCCTTTTTGCGTTGTACAGGCGGCTCATCAGACTGGTCCGCCTTGAGGGTGTCGTCTAATGGGTGCTTGTTGTTGATTTCTTCTGGGAACAGTGGCGCTAGCCGAGTCACTGGTCTCTTGAATACTCCAGATGACGTTTTGATATCCACTACCCGAACGAGGTTGTCCGGTCCGGGATATGTTTTGAGAACTCTTCCCATAGGCCAGCTCATTACAGGCACGTTGTCCTCTTTTATAAGGACTAACAATCCCTCTTTAATATTCGGAGATGCATGCTTCCATTTGTGTCGATTCTGAAGTTCTTGCAGGTACTCACATGACCATTGTTTCCAAAAGGCGTGCTTCAGTCGTGATACCAGTTCCCATCTTTTTACTAATGGTTTGCCGCCCGGAATGATGTTGGTATCAGGAGGAGCAGTTAGTGGTTCTCCAATCAGGAAGTGTCCTGGCGTTAAAGCTGATTCGTCAGTGGGGTCTGATGACATGGGAGTAATCGGCCGTGAATTGAGGATCGCTTCAACTTCAACGACCACAGTGTTGAGTTCTTCAAACGTCAAAGACGCCGTGGCTGTAATTGATACTAGCAGCCGTTTTGCGGATTTCACCGCAGCTTCCCATAGGCCACCGAAGGATGGTGCTCGTGGGGGAATGAATTTGAagtttatttctcttttgttgCAATGCTGAACTATGGAGTCCTGCGCATTGGTTGAGAAGATGCTGGTTTCGagctcttttaatttattgttggctccaataaaatttgttgcatTATCGCAATGGATTGTCTGGCACTTCCCTCGACGTCCAAGAAACCGGCGGAGAGCGGCCAAAAAGGCGTCTGTTGTGAGGTCGCTTACCAACTCCAAATGAATTGCTTTCGTGGCGAAGCAACAGAACACTGCGATATAGGCCTTGTCGGGACGTTTTCCTCGAATCTTGTGATGAATCCATATGGGGCCGCAGTAATCTACTCCAGAGTTAAAGAAGGGCCGAGCCTGTGTGACTCTCTCGCTCGGTAGATTTCCCATGATTTGACTCATTAATTTGGGCTTGACTCTGGTACATCGCACGCAGTTATGTACAATGCTTCTTGCCATTGTTTTGTCATTGATGATCCAATACTGTTGCCTAGCAATGGCGCGCAAGGCTTGGGCACCGCAATGCATGTTGGTCTCATGTAGTTCTCTTAAGATCATTTTTACAATTGTGTCATTGTAGGGGAGCAGAACTGGATGTTTTGCGTCTTCGGATAGGTTTGAATGTTCGAGTCTGCCTCCTACTCGAATTAACCCATCAGATCCAACGATGGGAGCCAATGATACAAGAGAACTCTTTTTGTCCACTGTTTTGTACCGTTTGAGCTGGTTACGCTCTGCGTTAAATTCGATTTGCTGAATCGTGCGCAGGATAATAATGCGTGCCTGGCTTAGCTCCTCCAGACATAGCGCCTTCGTTGGCGCTCTATTAGACTTATAACAGAACCGAAGCATGTACGCAACAATTCGTTGTAATTTGTAGAAGGAGTTACTGTGCCTACAGTTGTATATCTCCCCTCTGAATATGTCTTTAGCGGCCGCCATGCTGGcgaatttcgttttttgttctaAGTTCGTCGAAATAATGGCTGGCATCTTTGTCCAGCTTTCCTTTGACCCATATAGGAACAGGGGTCCATAAAACCACATACTGTTGCTCGAGAGTTTGCTAGCTGTTGTTCCTCTGGACAAGACGTCGGCTGCATTGTTGGCGGATGATACGTGACGCCATTGACACTGCTCCGTCACTTCTTGAATTTTAGCTATCCGATTTGCCACAAACGTGTGGTAAGTGGAAGCTGTTGCATTGATCCACCCTAACACGACGGATGAATCAGTCCAAAAGAACCCCGCAACCGTGTCTAGCGACAAGCGTAAATCTTGTCTGACTCTGTGCGTTAGTTCTGCGCCTAGGACTGCTGCGCACAACTCTAGTCTGGGCAAGGATTACTTTGCTGTGGGTGCTACTCTGGACTTGGAACATAGCAGTCTCACCGAggtttgcttatttttatacgtTGTTCGGACGTATATTGCTGCGCCATAGGCCTTTTCTGAGGCGTCCACAAAAGTGTGTAGTTCTTGCGTGACTGGAACCTTTCCGTCAAATATGTTGTTAAGTCataagcatttaatatttaggtcacaagaacacgatttacacataacaaagacacaagtacaataaatatataataaagaaaatattaggtcaaaaaacctacataaaacgatgaacattaaaaaagaccaaacactacagaaacaacaaactgaaaagcagcaaggactgctgacattacaagttcatgcaaccgacaaaatattgcagaattacactttttaaaattgttaatttatcatttttatattttttgctatattccattaatttaccacttaagcaatatctatgtatcgaattagctataaatattgaacctTTATATGAATAAAATCAGTCTCAGACAAATCTACTCTGAACTCAGTAATTTCTCCATGTCCAATTTgttcaagtgcaagttgcggcaacaacccagcaatcggtttatgtaccctttgcttctattcaaacatttcagataaacattttggtgaccccgacgtgatcctgcAAGCCCAGGATCACTTTTCgaacaaaagtcaaaaaggaACGAATAGTGATCTCTATCGTTCCACAATAAAGATATCAGGAAGACTCCTGCTAAGAGAGCAACAGGATCTTCACAGCAGTGTGACGCTGTCCCTTTAATCGGTAGATTAAGGGCCCCACACCTCCCTCagttcataaaaaagggttcagTTTCTTCGACCACTCTCGGTTGCGAGTTGGAGCGCATCCAGCTACTAATAGCAAATAAATCACTCCCAACGGTCAGAAACGAAGAACGAAAATATGGACAGGGAAAATATTGCccccaaaattattatagagcCAGCCGTTGAAGAGGCGAGCGCTCAAGGCCTCCTAGATGCCCAGCAAGAAATTGGGCAGGAGATCGCAAGATGCATCCggaattataaaaaggatgggccgaatcgaaaacaaaaggCATCATATTTCCAAACAAAGCTATACATTCTCGAAGAGGCTTGGGAAAGGTTCGgcgaaaatgatgaaaaaattcaaggaACGGCCAGGACCGAAAGCTACATCAAGTATGCTGAGGACCTCCGGACCAGTTGCATGAAATATGCGGCAACTTTCGAAAGCAGCCGTGACAAGCTGATGCAAGGCACAAGTCGAAAGGAAGAGGCTCAAGAACAAGTAGAAAATCAAGTTCAAGAGCAATCTCCACTCGTAGTTCCCATGGATAAACGATTAGCCGGATTATGTCGACGCCAAGGAGAACTTTTAGAGTCCGTAAGCGGTGCCTTACGAGAGTTGAAGGCATCCGGGGGAGGCCCAGGAGACTTACTAAAAACTTTATGGGCTCAGGTCCAAGAGATCCACTTGACAGTCTACGAGGAATTCGAAAACCCGATAGACAGTGGATATAACAAGCAGGCATACCTACAACTGCAAGCAGAGGTGCAGAATGCACTTATGGCAAAGGTTATACCTACTACAAATAGCATTGATGTGCAAATGCCCCGGataaacattccaaaatttgatgGGGATGCAATGAAATGGAAACAATTCCATGATTTATTTTCCTGTATGGTTCATGATACTAACATGCCATCAGTGAAGAAAATGTGGTACCTAAAAT contains:
- the LOC123257674 gene encoding uncharacterized protein LOC123257674, with protein sequence MHCGAQALRAIARQQYWIINDKTMARSIVHNCVRCTRVKPKLMSQIMGNLPSERVTQARPFFNSGVDYCGPIWIHHKIRGKRPDKAYIAVFCCFATKAIHLELVSDLTTDAFLAALRRFLGRRGKCQTIHCDNATNFIGANNKLKELETSIFSTNAQDSIVQHCNKREINFKFIPPRAPSFGGLWEAAVKSAKRLLVSITATASLTFEELNTVVVEVEAILNSRPITPMSSDPTDESALTPGHFLIGEPLTAPPDTNIIPGGKPLVKRWELVSRLKHAFWKQWSCEYLQELQNRHKWKHASPNIKEGLLVLIKEDNVPVMSWPMGRVLKTYPGPDNLVRVVDIKTSSGVFKRPVTRLAPLFPEEINNKHPLDDTLKADQSDEPPVQRKKETLSSMPVILALMLLLQNKTEKVPVNDGKVPVTQELHTFVDASEKAYGAAIYVRATYKNKQTSVRLLCSKSRVAPTAKQSLPRLELCAAVLGAELTHRVRHGCGVLLD